A single region of the Streptomyces sp. ITFR-16 genome encodes:
- a CDS encoding phosphatidylglycerol lysyltransferase domain-containing protein, giving the protein MGEVRLVSEESGQGAVRPQSTERSRRSAAFAIWYLRIVSFINFLSAVWVTFGQDLRRHNTENYFTPYLLTAGFSSGVVALFLAVTMRRRKRAAWIVNMVLSGLTLLLFAAVIGFPEIRRYPQNWISLALTAAFVLALVLGRREFYAKGDRSNPKLAALVAVGGLLVTSLLAAGLVTVTNSAHDDYRSTFLDRWRYGALRLVSVAADDSRFPGIRTPGWVNVVINILSTLLLIAVVYAAFRSRRAVDPIGPADEAELRALLDKHGERDSLGYFALRREKSVIWSPTKKAAVTYRVVGGVSLASGDPIGDPEAWPGAIAPWLAEAREHGWIPAAMGVSEEGGTVYARHGLDALELGDEAIVETAEFTLDGRAMRTVRQAYNRVKRAGYEVTVRRHADIPEAEMAQLVRRADDWRDGATERGFSMALGRLGDPADGQCVMLECRDASGEDGTPGGLRAVLSFVPWGPHGLSLDLMRRDRDAENGLMEFMVIELLQRAEKIGVTQVSLNFAMFRSVFERGSRLGAGPVLRLWRSLLSFFSRWWQIESLYRANAKYRPIWEPRYLLFEKSADLLRIGIAAGRAEGFLEAPGLPKWLHRSQLGPRG; this is encoded by the coding sequence ATGGGAGAGGTCCGATTGGTCAGCGAGGAATCCGGGCAGGGTGCCGTCCGGCCGCAGAGCACCGAACGTTCACGACGCAGCGCGGCATTCGCCATCTGGTACCTGCGCATCGTGTCGTTCATCAATTTCCTGAGCGCCGTCTGGGTCACCTTCGGCCAGGACCTGCGCCGCCACAACACCGAGAACTACTTCACCCCCTATCTGCTCACGGCGGGTTTCTCCTCCGGGGTGGTCGCGCTCTTCCTGGCCGTGACCATGCGGCGGCGCAAACGAGCCGCGTGGATCGTGAACATGGTGCTCAGCGGGCTGACCCTGCTGCTGTTCGCCGCGGTGATCGGCTTCCCGGAGATCCGCCGCTACCCGCAGAACTGGATCTCGCTGGCACTGACCGCCGCCTTCGTCCTGGCGCTGGTCCTCGGCCGGCGCGAGTTCTACGCGAAGGGCGACCGGTCCAACCCGAAGCTGGCCGCGCTGGTCGCGGTGGGCGGGCTGCTGGTCACCTCGCTGCTCGCGGCGGGCCTGGTCACGGTCACCAACTCCGCGCACGACGACTACCGTTCGACGTTCCTGGACCGCTGGCGCTACGGCGCGCTGCGGCTGGTCTCCGTCGCCGCCGACGACTCGCGGTTCCCCGGCATCCGGACGCCGGGCTGGGTGAACGTCGTCATCAACATCCTCTCCACGCTGCTGCTGATCGCCGTCGTGTACGCGGCGTTCCGCTCGCGCCGGGCGGTCGACCCGATCGGCCCGGCGGACGAGGCGGAGCTGCGGGCGCTGCTCGACAAGCACGGTGAGCGGGACTCGCTCGGCTACTTCGCGCTGCGCCGCGAGAAGAGCGTCATCTGGTCGCCGACGAAGAAGGCGGCCGTCACCTACCGGGTGGTCGGCGGGGTCTCGCTCGCCTCCGGGGACCCGATCGGCGACCCCGAGGCCTGGCCCGGGGCGATCGCCCCCTGGCTGGCCGAGGCCCGCGAGCACGGCTGGATCCCGGCCGCGATGGGGGTGAGCGAGGAGGGCGGCACCGTCTACGCCCGGCACGGCCTCGACGCCCTGGAGCTGGGGGACGAGGCGATCGTGGAGACCGCCGAATTCACCCTGGACGGGCGGGCGATGCGCACCGTCCGCCAGGCGTACAACCGGGTCAAGCGGGCCGGTTACGAGGTGACGGTGCGCCGGCACGCGGACATCCCCGAGGCCGAGATGGCCCAACTGGTGCGCCGGGCCGACGACTGGCGCGACGGGGCGACCGAGCGCGGCTTCTCGATGGCGCTGGGCCGGCTCGGCGACCCGGCCGACGGGCAGTGCGTGATGCTCGAATGCCGGGACGCCTCCGGCGAGGACGGCACCCCGGGCGGGCTGCGGGCCGTGCTGAGCTTCGTCCCCTGGGGCCCGCACGGTCTCTCGCTGGACCTGATGCGCCGTGACCGGGACGCGGAGAACGGCCTGATGGAGTTCATGGTCATCGAACTCCTGCAACGGGCCGAGAAGATCGGCGTCACCCAGGTCTCGCTGAACTTCGCGATGTTCCGGTCCGTCTTCGAGCGCGGGTCGCGGCTGGGCGCGGGGCCGGTGCTCAGGCTGTGGCGTTCGCTGCTCAGCTTCTTCTCGCGCTGGTGGCAGATCGAGTCGCTCTACCGCGCCAACGCCAAGTACCGGCCGATCTGGGAACCGCGCTATCTGCTGTTCGAGAAGAGCGCGGACCTGCTGCGCATCGGCATCGCGGCGGGCCGCGCCGAAGGGTTCCTGGAGGCACCCGGACTGCCCAAGTGGCTGCACCGCTCGCAGCTGGGACCGCGTGGATGA
- a CDS encoding nicotinate-nucleotide--dimethylbenzimidazole phosphoribosyltransferase, with amino-acid sequence MNLDDFSDLIERPDGGVRRDAEERRERFAVPPGALGRLDELGEWLSAAQQSVPVRPVEQARVILFAGDHGVAGLGVSGRAAGSAYELVRATLDGATPLAVLARRFSVPVRIVDVSLDCDPELLPESVVRTRVRRGSGRIDIEDALTVEEAEQAVRLGMALADEEADSGTDLVVLGDLSVGGTTAAATLIAALCGTDASVVTGRGGAGIDDLAWMRKCAAVRDALRRARPVLGDQLELLATVGGADLAAMTGFLLQCAVRRLPVILDGVVSAACALVGQRAAFRAPDWWLAGQLSGEPAQAKALDRMALNPLLDHGVIVGEGSGALLALPFVQAAAALAAELPERAPVADEDDEKDDDSPAGD; translated from the coding sequence GTGAATCTGGACGACTTCTCCGACCTGATCGAACGCCCCGACGGGGGTGTACGGCGTGACGCCGAGGAACGCCGGGAACGGTTCGCGGTGCCACCGGGCGCCCTCGGCCGCCTCGACGAACTCGGCGAGTGGCTCTCGGCGGCCCAGCAGTCCGTGCCGGTGAGGCCCGTCGAGCAGGCGCGCGTGATCCTGTTCGCCGGTGACCACGGAGTGGCGGGGCTCGGGGTGTCGGGGCGTGCGGCCGGCAGCGCGTACGAGCTGGTACGGGCCACGCTGGACGGGGCGACGCCGCTCGCGGTGCTGGCGCGGCGGTTCTCCGTCCCGGTGCGGATCGTCGACGTCTCGCTGGACTGCGACCCGGAGCTGCTGCCGGAGTCGGTGGTGCGGACCCGGGTGCGGCGCGGCAGCGGCCGGATCGACATCGAGGACGCGCTGACGGTCGAGGAGGCGGAGCAGGCGGTCCGGCTCGGCATGGCGCTGGCCGACGAGGAGGCCGACTCGGGCACCGATCTGGTGGTACTCGGCGATCTGAGCGTCGGCGGCACGACGGCCGCGGCCACCTTGATCGCGGCGCTGTGCGGGACGGACGCCTCGGTGGTGACGGGGCGCGGTGGCGCGGGGATCGACGACCTGGCCTGGATGCGCAAGTGCGCGGCGGTGCGGGACGCCTTGCGCCGGGCCCGGCCGGTCCTCGGTGACCAGCTGGAGCTGCTGGCCACGGTGGGCGGGGCCGATCTCGCGGCGATGACCGGCTTCCTGCTGCAGTGCGCGGTGCGCCGGCTGCCGGTGATCCTGGACGGGGTGGTCTCCGCGGCCTGTGCGCTGGTCGGCCAGCGGGCGGCGTTCCGGGCGCCGGACTGGTGGCTGGCGGGCCAGCTGAGCGGTGAGCCGGCGCAGGCGAAGGCGCTGGACCGGATGGCGCTCAACCCGCTGCTGGACCACGGCGTCATCGTCGGGGAAGGAAGCGGGGCCTTGCTCGCACTTCCGTTCGTCCAGGCCGCCGCCGCACTGGCAGCCGAACTGCCCGAGCGGGCACCGGTGGCCGACGAGGACGACGAGAAGGACGACGACTCCCCGGCCGGGGACTGA
- a CDS encoding trypsin-like peptidase domain-containing protein gives MDALCSRSRVRRLLLPLSAGVCAIALVSGCSDSTSPAPKPEATTSGSAQPGSASKATGDLQSEYQSVIKDVLPSVVQIDASNSLGSGIVYDAKGHIVTNAHVVGDEKKFKVTAATGEKVLSASLVAAYPDQDLAVIKLDDVPEGLKAAKFGDSEKVEVGQIVLAMGSPLGLSSSVTQGIVSALGRTVSESRAGGGTGATIANMVQTSAAINPGNSGGALVNLNSEVIGIPTLAATDPQMGDSAAPGIGFAIPVSMVRTVADQIIKSGKVTDSGRAALDITGRTVVNDSYQPAGVAIVSVGKGGAAEKAGLRVGDIITELGDTPVTTITSLSEALAGRKPGQKVTVTYQRSEAEKTADVTLGEI, from the coding sequence ATGGATGCCCTTTGCTCTCGCAGCCGTGTGCGTCGGCTGCTGTTGCCCCTGTCCGCAGGTGTCTGTGCGATCGCGCTGGTGAGCGGTTGCTCCGACTCGACCTCCCCCGCCCCGAAGCCCGAGGCGACGACGTCCGGGTCGGCTCAGCCGGGCTCGGCCTCGAAGGCCACCGGTGATCTGCAGAGCGAGTACCAGTCGGTCATCAAGGACGTGCTGCCGTCGGTCGTGCAGATCGACGCGTCGAACAGTCTGGGTTCCGGCATCGTCTACGACGCCAAGGGCCATATCGTCACCAACGCCCATGTCGTCGGCGACGAGAAGAAGTTCAAGGTGACCGCGGCCACCGGCGAGAAGGTGCTGAGCGCCTCGCTGGTCGCCGCCTATCCCGACCAGGACCTCGCCGTCATCAAGCTCGACGACGTGCCCGAGGGGCTGAAGGCCGCGAAGTTCGGCGACTCGGAGAAGGTCGAGGTGGGCCAGATCGTGCTGGCGATGGGGTCGCCGCTCGGTCTGTCCAGCAGCGTCACCCAGGGCATCGTCTCGGCACTGGGCCGGACCGTGAGCGAGAGCCGCGCGGGCGGCGGCACCGGCGCCACCATCGCGAACATGGTGCAGACCTCGGCGGCGATCAACCCCGGCAACAGCGGCGGCGCCCTGGTGAACCTGAACAGCGAGGTCATCGGCATCCCGACGCTCGCGGCGACCGACCCGCAGATGGGTGACAGCGCGGCGCCCGGGATCGGCTTCGCGATCCCCGTCTCGATGGTGAGGACGGTGGCCGACCAGATCATCAAGAGCGGCAAGGTCACCGACTCCGGCCGGGCGGCCCTGGACATCACCGGCCGTACGGTCGTCAACGACAGCTACCAGCCCGCGGGCGTCGCGATCGTCAGTGTGGGCAAGGGCGGCGCGGCCGAGAAGGCGGGGCTGCGGGTCGGCGACATCATCACCGAGCTGGGCGACACCCCGGTCACCACGATCACCTCGCTGTCGGAGGCCCTGGCCGGGCGGAAGCCGGGCCAGAAGGTCACCGTCACCTATCAGCGCAGCGAGGCGGAGAAGACCGCCGACGTCACGCTCGGGGAGATCTGA
- a CDS encoding DUF3043 domain-containing protein encodes MFRSRSKEEKAPTGKVTADLSKTPRDPQAPKGRPTPKRSDAQSQRRRASSGAPTDRKEAMKRQREARRVDMARQREALASGDERYLPARDKGPVRRFVRDFVDSRFCIAEYFLPLAVVILVLSVIQIRGIQNISLLLWLGVIVLIVVDSIGLTFRLRKQLNERFPDTPKRGAVAYGLMRTLQMRRLRLPKPQVKRGERP; translated from the coding sequence GTGTTCCGTAGCCGCTCCAAGGAAGAGAAGGCCCCCACCGGCAAGGTGACGGCGGACCTCTCCAAGACGCCCCGCGACCCGCAGGCCCCCAAAGGTCGCCCCACCCCCAAGCGCAGCGACGCCCAGTCGCAGCGCCGCCGTGCCTCCAGTGGCGCGCCGACCGACCGCAAGGAGGCCATGAAGCGCCAGCGCGAAGCGCGGCGTGTGGACATGGCCAGGCAGCGTGAGGCGCTCGCCAGTGGTGACGAGCGCTATCTGCCGGCCCGCGACAAGGGCCCGGTGCGGCGCTTCGTCCGCGACTTCGTGGACTCGCGCTTCTGCATCGCGGAGTACTTCCTGCCGCTGGCGGTGGTCATCCTGGTGCTCAGCGTGATCCAGATCCGCGGCATCCAGAACATCTCGCTGCTGCTCTGGCTCGGCGTGATCGTGCTGATCGTCGTCGACTCGATCGGGCTCACGTTCCGGCTGCGCAAGCAGCTGAACGAGCGCTTCCCGGACACCCCGAAGCGCGGAGCGGTCGCCTACGGCCTGATGCGTACGCTCCAGATGCGTCGCCTGCGGCTGCCGAAGCCGCAGGTCAAGCGCGGAGAGCGGCCCTGA
- a CDS encoding bifunctional adenosylcobinamide kinase/adenosylcobinamide-phosphate guanylyltransferase: MELTLLGTGAPDGLPRPDCPCAACATATGARSRAATALLIDDALLLDLTPGAVFAAARAGHSLTGVRQVLLTHPHDGPAVELPAGLPPAGRVPDGRELTLISGHRVRAVPMDAPGTGYEVTSPEGERLLYLPPGGAPAGLADRVAEPYDMVVADVVGRPDAVARLRAVEAVGPATEVIAVHLDHDAPPGAELERRLAAAGARAVPDGTTLAVGGYRAAPVVPRRTLVTGGARSGKSVEAERRLETYPEVVYVATGGGRDGDAEWAARIGLHRERRPAAWRTEETCELAELLASDGPPLLIDCLSLWLTDAMDRVDAWDDEAWSGGGQSALRKRTAELVAAVRGTRRTVVTVTNQAGSGVVPATAAGRRFRDELGRLNAAVAAECELVLLVVAGQALTLRG, from the coding sequence GTGGAACTGACTCTGCTCGGCACCGGAGCCCCCGACGGGCTGCCGCGGCCCGACTGCCCCTGCGCCGCCTGCGCCACCGCCACCGGAGCGCGCAGCCGGGCCGCGACCGCCCTGCTGATCGACGACGCGCTGCTGCTCGACCTCACGCCCGGGGCGGTGTTCGCCGCCGCCCGCGCGGGGCATTCGCTGACCGGCGTACGACAGGTGCTGCTCACCCATCCGCACGACGGACCGGCCGTCGAACTGCCCGCGGGCCTGCCGCCGGCGGGGCGGGTGCCGGACGGCCGGGAGCTGACCCTGATCAGCGGGCACCGGGTGCGGGCCGTGCCGATGGACGCGCCGGGGACGGGGTACGAGGTGACCTCGCCGGAGGGCGAGCGGCTGCTCTACCTGCCGCCGGGCGGCGCCCCGGCCGGTCTCGCGGACCGGGTGGCTGAGCCGTACGACATGGTGGTCGCGGATGTCGTGGGCCGGCCCGACGCGGTGGCCCGGCTGCGGGCCGTCGAGGCGGTCGGGCCCGCCACCGAGGTGATCGCCGTCCATCTGGACCACGACGCCCCGCCCGGCGCCGAGCTGGAGCGACGGCTCGCGGCGGCCGGGGCGCGGGCCGTGCCGGACGGGACGACGCTCGCGGTCGGCGGCTACCGCGCCGCGCCCGTGGTCCCCCGGCGCACGCTGGTCACCGGCGGCGCGCGGTCCGGGAAGTCGGTCGAGGCCGAACGGCGGCTGGAGACGTATCCCGAGGTCGTGTACGTGGCGACCGGCGGCGGCCGGGACGGCGACGCGGAGTGGGCGGCCCGGATCGGGCTGCACCGGGAGCGCAGACCGGCGGCCTGGCGCACCGAGGAGACATGCGAACTGGCGGAGCTGCTGGCCTCGGACGGGCCGCCGCTGCTGATCGACTGCCTGTCGCTGTGGCTGACGGACGCGATGGACCGGGTGGACGCCTGGGACGACGAGGCGTGGTCCGGCGGCGGACAGAGCGCGCTGCGCAAGCGGACGGCCGAACTCGTCGCAGCGGTGCGCGGGACCCGGCGTACCGTCGTGACGGTGACCAACCAGGCGGGGTCCGGGGTGGTGCCCGCGACCGCCGCAGGGCGGCGCTTCCGGGACGAGCTGGGCCGGCTGAACGCGGCGGTCGCCGCCGAGTGCGAGCTGGTGCTGCTGGTGGTGGCGGGGCAGGCGCTGACCCTGCGGGGCTGA
- a CDS encoding class I SAM-dependent methyltransferase, with protein MARVRPMLDGVPETLLWTLYNRACEASRSYPVLDDPMAAELLSDLDYPFEERFGRPSPFHSQAQALRSRCFDLAVQEYLRDRPEATVVALGDGLETGFWRIDNGRLNWLSVELPEVATLRRTLLPPSDRLRTLSGSATGLSWLDEIEDPEGRGVVVTTQGLLMYLRPAEVRRILAACAERLPGGIMVLDTMSRWLAKGTVAGTSKVGGMTIPPMRWAMDPGERAKLRGAHPGITEVRALRLPRGRGAMGELIRLQGLLPGLRTLTPAMTLLRFGDRAAH; from the coding sequence ATGGCGCGTGTGCGGCCGATGCTGGACGGGGTCCCGGAGACCCTGTTGTGGACCTTGTACAACCGGGCCTGCGAGGCGAGCCGGTCCTATCCGGTGCTGGACGACCCGATGGCGGCCGAGCTGCTGTCGGATCTCGACTACCCGTTCGAGGAGCGGTTCGGGCGGCCCAGCCCCTTCCACTCGCAGGCGCAGGCGCTGCGGTCGCGCTGCTTCGACCTGGCGGTGCAGGAGTATCTGCGCGACCGTCCCGAGGCCACCGTGGTGGCGCTCGGCGACGGTCTGGAGACCGGGTTCTGGCGGATCGACAACGGCCGGCTGAACTGGCTGAGCGTGGAGTTGCCCGAGGTGGCCACGCTGCGGCGCACGCTGCTGCCGCCGTCGGACCGGCTGCGGACGCTGTCCGGTTCGGCGACCGGTCTGTCCTGGCTGGACGAGATCGAGGACCCCGAGGGCCGGGGCGTGGTGGTCACGACGCAGGGGCTGCTGATGTATCTGCGGCCGGCCGAGGTGCGCCGGATCCTGGCGGCCTGCGCCGAGCGGCTGCCGGGCGGGATCATGGTGCTGGACACGATGTCGCGGTGGCTCGCGAAAGGCACGGTGGCGGGCACCTCGAAGGTCGGCGGGATGACGATCCCGCCGATGCGCTGGGCGATGGACCCGGGCGAGCGGGCCAAGCTGCGCGGCGCGCATCCGGGGATCACCGAGGTGCGGGCGCTGCGGCTGCCGCGCGGGCGCGGGGCGATGGGTGAGCTGATCCGGCTGCAGGGTCTGCTTCCGGGGCTGCGGACGCTGACGCCCGCCATGACGCTGCTGCGGTTCGGGGACCGGGCGGCGCACTGA
- a CDS encoding endo alpha-1,4 polygalactosaminidase — MHQRLPALPVAVLTLLALLAGCGPAPGPDPAGKTSAKPSAARWQPAPGTDWQWQLSGRLDTAVDAPVYDIDGFDRSAAEVAALHRKGRKVICYLSTGAWEKFRPDASRFPTEVLGKGNGWKGERWLDIRRTDVLEPLMETRIAMCAKKGFDAVEPDNMDGYRNRTGFPLTAADQLRYNRLIARAAHRHGMAVGLKNDLPQIPELVADFDFAVNEQCAQYDECEELTPFVKAGKAVFHVEYELPVERFCAQSRRLRLSSLRKAYELGPWRRTCPAARS; from the coding sequence ATGCACCAGCGCCTGCCCGCGCTGCCGGTCGCCGTACTGACCCTGCTGGCGCTGCTGGCCGGCTGCGGCCCGGCACCCGGCCCGGACCCGGCCGGGAAGACCTCGGCGAAGCCGTCGGCGGCCCGCTGGCAGCCCGCGCCCGGCACCGACTGGCAGTGGCAGCTCTCCGGCCGGCTGGACACCGCGGTGGACGCCCCGGTGTACGACATCGACGGCTTCGACCGCAGCGCCGCCGAGGTGGCCGCGCTGCACCGCAAGGGCCGCAAGGTCATCTGCTACCTGTCCACCGGCGCCTGGGAGAAGTTCCGCCCGGACGCGTCCCGCTTCCCCACCGAGGTCCTGGGGAAGGGCAACGGCTGGAAGGGGGAGCGCTGGCTCGACATCCGGCGCACCGACGTCCTGGAGCCGCTGATGGAGACCCGGATCGCGATGTGCGCGAAGAAGGGCTTCGACGCGGTGGAGCCCGACAACATGGACGGCTACCGCAACCGCACCGGCTTCCCGCTGACCGCCGCCGACCAGCTGCGCTACAACCGCCTGATCGCCCGCGCGGCCCACCGCCACGGCATGGCCGTCGGCCTGAAGAACGACCTCCCGCAGATCCCGGAGCTGGTGGCGGACTTCGACTTCGCGGTCAACGAGCAGTGCGCCCAGTACGACGAGTGCGAGGAGCTCACCCCGTTCGTGAAGGCGGGCAAGGCGGTCTTCCACGTCGAGTACGAGCTCCCGGTGGAGCGGTTCTGCGCACAGTCCCGGCGGCTGAGGCTGAGCTCGCTGCGCAAGGCGTACGAACTCGGCCCCTGGCGCCGGACGTGCCCGGCCGCGCGGAGCTGA
- a CDS encoding methyltransferase domain-containing protein yields the protein MKGLGGLRNTVRQELVARQLDEQIAARFPVGQRLRILDVGMGQGNQALRLARAGHTVTGLEADAEMLRVARESLGGEPAGIRERVRFIEGNGQDTGVHFLPGSFDVVLCHGVLMYVQEPDAMVAGLARMLAPGGLLSLLVRNADALAMRPGTAGDWDAALAAFDTDRYTNRLGLSVRADRLDALTATLAGIAAPLHAWYGVRVFTDHVGNDVELPSAAELERVLSAEDRAGRTDPYRRVAALLHLCGVRG from the coding sequence CTGAAGGGGCTCGGCGGGCTGCGCAACACCGTCCGCCAGGAGCTGGTGGCCCGGCAGCTGGACGAGCAGATAGCGGCCCGCTTCCCCGTGGGCCAGCGGCTGCGGATCCTCGATGTCGGCATGGGCCAGGGCAACCAGGCCCTGCGGCTCGCGCGGGCCGGGCACACGGTCACCGGGCTCGAAGCCGACGCCGAGATGCTGCGGGTCGCCCGTGAGTCGCTCGGCGGCGAGCCTGCGGGCATCCGTGAGCGGGTCCGGTTCATCGAGGGCAACGGCCAGGACACCGGGGTGCACTTCCTGCCCGGAAGCTTCGACGTGGTCCTCTGCCACGGCGTGCTGATGTATGTCCAGGAGCCGGATGCCATGGTGGCCGGTCTGGCCAGGATGCTGGCCCCGGGCGGGCTGCTGTCCCTGCTCGTGCGGAACGCGGACGCGCTCGCGATGCGGCCCGGGACGGCCGGGGACTGGGACGCGGCACTGGCCGCGTTCGACACGGACCGCTACACCAACCGGCTCGGCCTGTCCGTCCGCGCGGACCGGCTGGACGCCCTCACCGCGACGCTCGCCGGGATCGCGGCGCCGCTGCACGCCTGGTACGGGGTGCGGGTCTTCACGGATCACGTGGGCAACGACGTGGAGCTGCCGTCGGCGGCGGAGCTGGAGCGGGTGCTTTCGGCGGAGGACCGGGCGGGGCGGACGGATCCCTACCGGCGGGTCGCGGCGTTGCTGCACCTGTGCGGGGTGCGGGGGTAG
- a CDS encoding leucyl aminopeptidase, producing MTALTLSTAGAATLRADALVVGVAKGDKGLVLAPGAEAADKAFDGKLAAVLETLGAAGAEGELTKLPAPDGLKVPVVIAAGLGPVPEKDGAYDAEALRRAAGAAARSLAGAKKAGFALPVGSVEDAEAVAEGALLGAYAFTAYQGGENKLAPKGAKAAGAKLPLGEVALLGAKPRDKAFKAAAERAVALAEEINRARDLVNTPPNDLYPESFAAVATAAGKEHGIKVQVLDEKALVKGGFGGLLGVGQGSTHGPRLVKLAYTHPKAEKTLALVGKGITYDSGGISLKPAGHNETMKCDMSGAAAVFATVVAAARLGLRVNVTGWLALAENMPSGNATRPGDVLRMYSGKTVEVLNTDAEGRLVLADALTRASEENPDAIVDVATLTGAMVLALGNRTFGIMANDDAFRTSIHEIAEEVGEASWPMPLPADLRKGMDSPTADIANMGERMGGGLVAGLFLKEFVGKGIAWAHLDIAGPAFHEGAPYGYTPKGGTGSSVRTLVKLAERTAAGDLG from the coding sequence GTGACTGCTCTCACTCTCAGCACCGCCGGTGCGGCGACGCTGCGCGCCGACGCGCTTGTCGTCGGTGTCGCCAAGGGCGACAAGGGCCTGGTGCTCGCACCGGGCGCCGAGGCCGCGGACAAGGCGTTCGACGGAAAGCTCGCCGCCGTCCTGGAGACCCTGGGCGCCGCCGGTGCCGAGGGCGAACTGACCAAGCTCCCCGCGCCCGACGGCCTGAAGGTCCCGGTCGTCATCGCGGCCGGACTCGGCCCGGTCCCGGAGAAGGACGGCGCGTACGACGCCGAGGCGCTGCGCCGGGCCGCTGGTGCGGCCGCCCGCTCGCTCGCCGGCGCCAAGAAGGCGGGCTTCGCCCTGCCCGTCGGCTCCGTCGAGGACGCCGAGGCCGTCGCGGAGGGCGCCCTGCTGGGCGCGTACGCCTTCACCGCCTACCAGGGCGGCGAGAACAAGCTCGCGCCCAAAGGCGCCAAGGCGGCCGGCGCCAAGCTGCCGCTCGGCGAGGTCGCCCTGCTCGGCGCCAAGCCGCGCGACAAGGCCTTCAAGGCCGCGGCCGAGCGCGCGGTCGCGCTGGCCGAGGAGATCAACCGGGCCCGTGACCTGGTCAACACCCCGCCGAACGACCTGTACCCCGAGTCCTTCGCCGCCGTGGCCACCGCCGCCGGCAAGGAGCACGGCATCAAGGTGCAGGTGCTCGACGAGAAGGCGCTCGTCAAGGGCGGCTTCGGCGGTCTGCTCGGCGTCGGCCAGGGCTCGACCCACGGCCCGCGCCTGGTGAAGCTGGCCTACACCCACCCGAAGGCGGAGAAGACCCTGGCCCTCGTGGGCAAGGGCATCACCTACGACTCGGGCGGCATCTCGCTGAAGCCGGCCGGCCACAACGAGACGATGAAGTGCGACATGAGCGGCGCCGCCGCCGTGTTCGCGACCGTCGTCGCGGCCGCCCGTCTGGGCCTGCGGGTCAACGTCACCGGCTGGCTGGCGCTCGCCGAGAACATGCCATCGGGCAACGCCACCCGCCCCGGTGACGTGCTGCGCATGTACAGCGGCAAGACCGTCGAGGTCCTCAACACCGACGCCGAGGGCCGGCTCGTCCTCGCGGACGCGCTGACCCGCGCCTCGGAGGAGAACCCGGACGCGATCGTCGACGTGGCGACCCTGACCGGCGCGATGGTGCTGGCCCTGGGCAACCGCACCTTCGGCATCATGGCCAACGACGATGCCTTCCGTACCTCGATCCACGAGATCGCCGAGGAGGTCGGCGAGGCCTCCTGGCCGATGCCGCTCCCGGCCGACCTCCGCAAGGGCATGGACTCCCCGACCGCCGACATCGCCAACATGGGCGAGCGGATGGGCGGCGGTCTGGTGGCCGGTCTGTTCCTGAAGGAGTTCGTGGGCAAGGGCATCGCCTGGGCGCACCTGGACATCGCGGGCCCGGCCTTCCACGAGGGCGCCCCGTACGGCTACACGCCGAAGGGCGGCACCGGCTCGTCGGTCCGCACCCTGGTGAAGCTGGCGGAGCGCACCGCGGCCGGAGACCTCGGCTGA
- a CDS encoding adenosylcobinamide-GDP ribazoletransferase — protein sequence MTSLNSHGIRFAFGTLTVLPVRVTRWDRDAARSGMLCAPLAGLAVGVLAAAAGSLLLLFGSGPLLAAVACAAAPAALTRGLHLDGLADTADGLGSGRPADDALRIMKQSDIGPFGVITLLFVLLAQVAVLQQLYAQGWVRGAVAAVASAVVARLALTLASRRGVPAARPEGLGAAVAGTVPVAGAVAAALVVVAACAGAGALFGGYGALRHALAALAALAVAQLLLRHCVRRFGGVTGDVFGALAETAATVTLVGLALG from the coding sequence GTGACCTCCCTGAACAGCCACGGCATACGTTTCGCCTTCGGCACCCTGACCGTGCTCCCCGTCCGCGTCACCCGCTGGGACCGGGACGCGGCCCGGTCCGGAATGCTGTGCGCCCCGCTGGCCGGACTCGCGGTCGGCGTGCTCGCGGCTGCGGCGGGGAGCCTGTTGCTGCTGTTCGGCTCGGGCCCGCTGCTCGCCGCCGTGGCCTGCGCCGCCGCGCCGGCCGCGCTCACCAGGGGGCTGCATCTGGACGGTCTCGCGGACACCGCCGACGGCCTCGGCAGCGGCAGACCGGCCGACGACGCGCTGCGGATCATGAAGCAGTCGGACATTGGGCCATTCGGTGTGATCACCCTGCTCTTCGTCCTGCTGGCCCAGGTGGCGGTCCTCCAGCAGCTGTACGCGCAGGGCTGGGTGCGCGGCGCGGTGGCGGCCGTCGCCTCCGCCGTCGTCGCCCGGCTCGCCCTCACCCTCGCCTCCCGGCGCGGCGTCCCGGCGGCGCGCCCGGAGGGGCTGGGCGCGGCGGTCGCGGGCACGGTCCCGGTGGCCGGCGCGGTGGCCGCCGCCCTCGTGGTGGTGGCGGCCTGCGCGGGCGCAGGCGCGCTGTTCGGCGGGTACGGGGCGCTGCGCCACGCCCTGGCCGCCCTGGCCGCCCTGGCGGTGGCCCAGCTGCTGCTGCGGCACTGCGTGCGGCGGTTCGGCGGGGTGACCGGCGATGTGTTCGGCGCGCTGGCGGAGACGGCGGCGACGGTGACGCTGGTGGGCCTGGCACTCGGCTGA